In Spirochaetota bacterium, the following proteins share a genomic window:
- a CDS encoding bifunctional riboflavin kinase/FAD synthetase, with product MKGEYHHSTDRNILDRTGLFFTPTKMEVIRDIRKIPRMKRTALSIGVFDGVHIGHRKIITSSKEKSICSKKDDSECYVCVLTFQNHPDWLRTKTISPRLISPPYYKLEVFEKEFNIDKTFFIKFSPAIQRMEPEEFIELLVSKIDQLDIFVGYNFRFGYQAKGDTDFLIRNATKFGYRPFIADEITYNGFKVSSTNIRRLIHSGDIDLANQLLQRRFFLESKVIKGKGLGKEIGFPTANIRSRVQIYPPSGVYGTVTEVDGNKYKSVTHVGESFAFGGDPGDVETHIIDFEGDIYNKRIRVHFCKFLGETKFVSSLNELRKVIKEYVDMWRNEEVEI from the coding sequence ATGAAGGGAGAATATCATCATTCAACAGATAGAAATATTCTTGATAGGACAGGTTTATTCTTCACTCCTACGAAAATGGAAGTAATTAGGGATATAAGAAAGATACCTAGAATGAAAAGGACTGCACTGTCAATAGGTGTTTTTGACGGAGTTCATATAGGTCATAGGAAGATAATTACTAGTTCAAAGGAGAAATCAATATGTTCAAAGAAAGATGATTCTGAGTGTTATGTATGTGTTTTAACATTCCAAAATCACCCTGACTGGTTAAGGACAAAAACAATATCACCTAGGCTTATATCGCCTCCTTACTACAAGCTTGAGGTCTTTGAAAAAGAATTTAACATTGATAAAACATTTTTCATAAAATTTTCACCTGCAATTCAGAGGATGGAACCTGAAGAGTTTATAGAACTTCTAGTCTCAAAAATAGACCAACTTGATATTTTCGTTGGATACAACTTTAGGTTTGGATATCAAGCAAAAGGTGATACTGATTTTCTAATAAGGAATGCAACGAAATTTGGATATAGACCATTCATAGCGGATGAGATAACATATAACGGGTTTAAGGTTAGTAGCACCAACATAAGGAGATTGATACACAGTGGTGATATAGATCTAGCAAACCAATTACTTCAAAGGAGGTTTTTCTTGGAGAGTAAAGTTATAAAAGGAAAGGGACTTGGCAAGGAAATAGGTTTTCCAACTGCAAACATAAGGAGTAGGGTTCAGATTTATCCGCCCTCTGGTGTCTATGGAACTGTAACTGAAGTTGACGGAAATAAGTATAAGAGTGTCACACATGTCGGAGAATCGTTTGCGTTCGGTGGAGATCCTGGTGATGTTGAGACACACATAATAGATTTTGAAGGAGATATTTATAACAAGAGAATAAGAGTCCACTTTTGTAAATTTCTAGGTGAAACTAAATTTGTAAGTTCTCTTAACGAACTAAGAAAAGTCATAAAAGAATATGTTGATATGTGGAGAAATGAGGAGGTTGAGATTTGA
- a CDS encoding 1-(5-phosphoribosyl)-5-[(5-phosphoribosylamino)methylideneamino] imidazole-4-carboxamide isomerase produces MKLVIPAIDIYEGKVVRLTKGDFSQQTVYSENPLEFVKFFVSKGFKRIHIVDLNAAKTGEIKILGLLKEIKKEHPETIIQFGGGVRSYNTALELVNIGVDFVVIGTMFVKNPEEFRRVIKDFRQKVILSLDVNSETVVIQGWQSQTNVSIKEGIERALKTGVLRIMITDTTRDGTLLGPDINFIKSLLDTVKSVYMSILIDEIINTETFRNTLNQGIDMITRSINSFMDTLKSKYSGSYELKQKIEEYDKSLSEYKESLKDSIPWGVLLKKYPKPLVIVSGGISSDVDIEEIMEIDNGFLEGIVVGKSIYEGRISSFNR; encoded by the coding sequence ATGAAGTTAGTTATACCTGCGATTGACATATACGAAGGAAAGGTTGTAAGGCTTACAAAAGGGGACTTCTCTCAACAAACCGTGTATTCTGAAAATCCACTTGAATTTGTAAAATTCTTTGTATCAAAGGGCTTCAAGAGAATACACATTGTTGACTTGAACGCTGCTAAAACTGGTGAGATTAAAATACTAGGCTTGCTCAAGGAGATAAAGAAGGAACATCCAGAAACTATCATTCAGTTTGGTGGTGGCGTTAGGTCTTACAATACCGCACTAGAACTAGTAAATATAGGTGTGGATTTTGTTGTCATAGGGACGATGTTTGTTAAAAATCCAGAAGAGTTTAGAAGAGTTATAAAAGATTTTAGGCAAAAGGTAATACTGTCATTGGATGTTAATTCAGAAACAGTTGTGATACAAGGTTGGCAGTCGCAAACAAATGTCTCAATAAAAGAAGGGATTGAGAGAGCATTGAAAACAGGTGTTTTAAGAATAATGATTACTGATACAACTAGAGATGGAACTCTTTTAGGACCTGATATAAACTTCATAAAATCTCTTTTAGACACGGTTAAAAGTGTTTATATGAGTATCTTGATAGACGAAATTATTAATACTGAAACTTTCAGAAATACGCTAAATCAAGGTATTGATATGATCACTAGAAGTATAAACAGTTTTATGGATACTCTAAAGAGTAAGTATTCTGGGAGCTATGAGTTGAAACAGAAGATTGAGGAGTATGATAAAAGCCTAAGTGAATACAAAGAATCTCTAAAAGACTCCATTCCTTGGGGAGTGTTACTTAAAAAGTATCCAAAACCTTTAGTCATAGTTTCTGGCGGGATTTCTAGCGATGTTGATATTGAGGAGATAATGGAAATAGATAATGGTTTTCTTGAAGGAATAGTTGTGGGGAAGAGTATATATGAAGGGAGAATATCATCATTCAACAGATAG